The Corallococcus caeni genome includes a region encoding these proteins:
- a CDS encoding Crp/Fnr family transcriptional regulator produces the protein MSYAQLLAEIPMFESLGREDLENMSSLLQPRRFARGEVIFHRGDVGTALFIIRRGQVAIRLSSSEGREITLALLDRGDAFGELSLLDGEVRSTDAMAREEAHLLTLQREDFRRYLETRPQVSLALLANMSRLVRRTTQLVYDSAFLDARSRLVRVLLELAKTQGKPSPEGLAITPKLTQSELANLCGVTRESVNKWLRYYVREGMLSFEGGQIVLIQPERLGQDAE, from the coding sequence ATGTCCTACGCGCAGCTGCTGGCCGAAATCCCCATGTTCGAGAGCCTCGGCCGGGAGGACCTGGAGAACATGTCGTCGCTCCTCCAGCCCCGGCGCTTCGCACGGGGGGAGGTCATCTTCCACCGGGGGGACGTGGGCACCGCGCTGTTCATCATCCGGCGGGGACAGGTGGCCATCCGGCTGTCCTCCAGCGAGGGGCGGGAAATCACCCTGGCGCTGCTGGACCGGGGGGACGCCTTCGGGGAGCTGTCGCTGCTGGATGGCGAGGTGCGCTCCACCGACGCGATGGCGCGCGAGGAGGCGCACCTGCTCACGCTCCAGCGCGAGGACTTCCGGCGCTACCTGGAGACGCGGCCGCAGGTGAGCCTGGCGCTGCTGGCGAACATGAGCCGGCTGGTGCGGCGCACGACGCAGCTCGTGTACGACTCCGCCTTCCTGGACGCGCGGAGCCGCCTGGTGCGGGTGCTGCTGGAGCTGGCGAAGACGCAGGGCAAGCCGTCCCCCGAAGGGCTGGCCATCACCCCGAAGCTCACGCAGTCGGAGCTGGCCAACCTGTGCGGCGTCACGCGCGAGAGCGTGAACAAGTGGCTGCGCTACTACGTGCGCGAGGGGATGCTCAGCTTCGAGGGCGGGCAGATTGTCCTCATCCAGCCGGAGCGGCTGGGACAGGACGCGGAGTAG
- a CDS encoding MFS transporter: protein MSLAQRLTVTQPMRVFWITWFGQLISILGSGLTAFGVGAKVFLDTRSTTQFALLSFFAFAPMVVLAPLAGTLIDRWDRRRAMLLADMGNGLSTLIIFAMVLADSRGLFKLQAWHFYLPVSFGACFGAFRWPAFFATVTLLVPKQHLGRANAMAEVASGASQILSPIIAGGLIDSVGLVGVLSVDVCSFTIAIVTLLMVRFPRPPVSAEGQQGKGSILAEMKQGWSFISSRKGLVALLGFTVVAVLCMDLVVLLITPLVLAFTDISTLGIIASVAGVGALLGAVGMGVWGGPKNQLHGILGFQILSGLVLFMAAPSPSVPLVATAAALYLFTMPPMVASSQSIWQRKIPADLQGRAAAVKRMVTLCMSPFASLIAGPLADDLFEPAMAPGGALASSMGRILGVGPGRGIAVIFIVLGLMTLTNVAFAWTNPRLRNLDRELPDALPDGGATPDTAAAPPPTAPTAGASAS, encoded by the coding sequence ATGAGCCTCGCGCAACGCCTGACCGTCACCCAGCCCATGCGGGTCTTCTGGATCACCTGGTTCGGTCAGCTCATCTCGATCCTGGGCTCGGGCCTCACGGCCTTCGGCGTGGGCGCGAAGGTCTTCCTGGACACGCGCTCCACCACGCAGTTCGCGCTCCTGTCCTTCTTCGCGTTCGCGCCCATGGTCGTCCTGGCCCCGCTGGCCGGGACGCTCATCGACCGGTGGGACCGCCGCCGCGCCATGCTGCTGGCGGACATGGGCAACGGCCTGAGCACGCTCATCATCTTCGCGATGGTGCTGGCGGACAGCAGGGGCCTCTTCAAGCTCCAGGCCTGGCACTTCTACCTGCCCGTGTCCTTCGGCGCGTGCTTCGGCGCCTTCCGCTGGCCGGCCTTCTTCGCCACGGTGACGCTGCTGGTGCCCAAGCAGCACCTGGGCCGCGCCAACGCCATGGCGGAGGTGGCCAGCGGCGCCAGTCAGATCCTCTCCCCCATCATCGCCGGAGGGCTCATCGACAGCGTGGGCCTGGTGGGCGTGCTGTCGGTGGACGTCTGCAGCTTCACCATCGCCATCGTCACCCTGCTGATGGTCCGCTTCCCGCGTCCCCCGGTCTCCGCGGAGGGCCAGCAGGGCAAGGGGTCCATCCTCGCGGAGATGAAGCAGGGCTGGAGCTTCATCAGCAGCCGCAAGGGGCTCGTGGCGCTCCTGGGCTTCACCGTCGTGGCCGTGCTGTGCATGGACCTGGTGGTGCTGCTCATCACCCCGCTGGTGCTGGCCTTCACGGACATCTCCACGCTGGGCATCATCGCGTCGGTGGCGGGCGTGGGCGCGCTGCTGGGCGCCGTCGGCATGGGCGTGTGGGGCGGTCCCAAGAACCAGCTGCACGGCATCCTGGGGTTCCAGATCCTCTCGGGCCTGGTGCTCTTCATGGCCGCGCCGTCGCCCAGCGTGCCGCTGGTGGCCACCGCCGCCGCGCTCTACCTGTTCACCATGCCGCCCATGGTGGCGAGCAGCCAGTCCATCTGGCAGCGCAAGATTCCGGCGGACCTCCAGGGCCGCGCCGCGGCCGTGAAGCGGATGGTCACCCTGTGCATGTCGCCGTTCGCCAGCCTCATCGCGGGGCCGCTCGCGGACGACCTCTTCGAGCCGGCCATGGCCCCGGGCGGCGCGCTCGCCAGCAGCATGGGCCGCATCCTGGGCGTGGGCCCGGGGCGCGGCATCGCCGTCATCTTCATCGTCCTGGGGCTGATGACGCTCACGAACGTCGCGTTCGCGTGGACCAACCCGCGCCTGCGCAACCTGGACCGCGAGCTGCCGGACGCCCTGCCTGACGGGGGCGCAACCCCGGACACCGCCGCCGCCCCCCCGCCGACCGCCCCCACCGCTGGAGCCTCCGCGTCATGA
- a CDS encoding adenylate/guanylate cyclase domain-containing protein has product MRLILNPGQVDERVVMLPEGTTTIGRTEENGIRVPHPSLSRRHARLERAGGRVVLVDLDSKNGSFVGPHRVSRQELGHGQSFRCGEVWFRLVSPDTPLPDGWGPLRTQPLETRFSGGPMEALLDTRSPDRTRDKLQVLLKVGQILSSPGPVDGLLERVLQLVFQIWAVDRALVLLVDRETGALVPRVARGAQGGALPERFFSQHIVDYVHSRGVAALFTDAKDDARLQGADSVFRQSIRASLCVPLRTRDTVLGVLYLDSLTQGGLFTDEDLEFLTAFANQAAIALDHAHLARRLEEEAVLRNAYQRFFPPDVVRQLKALRGVPLEVREANVTILFSDITGFTAMSSRLKPRQVVDMLNAYFPVMADIVFRHEGTLEKYIGDALMAVWGAPFARLDDADRAVRAAVEMQHALAALNARWRQEGAPEIQVHIGLNSGPVAAGNIGSERYLQYATVGDATNVAARVCGVARPGEVLVTDATRALLDADAFALEPLAPVIVKGREEPLALFRVRG; this is encoded by the coding sequence ATGCGCCTCATCCTCAACCCAGGCCAGGTGGATGAACGGGTGGTGATGCTGCCGGAGGGCACCACCACCATCGGCCGCACCGAGGAGAACGGCATCCGCGTGCCGCACCCCAGCCTGTCGCGGCGCCACGCGCGGCTGGAGCGCGCGGGCGGGCGCGTGGTGCTGGTGGACCTGGACAGCAAGAACGGCAGCTTCGTGGGGCCGCACCGCGTCTCCCGCCAGGAGCTGGGCCACGGCCAGTCCTTCCGCTGCGGCGAGGTGTGGTTCCGGCTGGTGTCCCCGGACACGCCGCTGCCGGACGGCTGGGGCCCGCTGCGCACGCAGCCCCTGGAGACGCGCTTCTCCGGCGGGCCCATGGAGGCGCTGCTCGACACGCGCTCGCCGGACCGCACCCGCGACAAGCTCCAGGTGCTCCTCAAGGTGGGGCAGATTCTCTCATCCCCGGGCCCGGTGGACGGGCTGCTGGAGCGCGTGCTGCAGCTCGTGTTTCAAATCTGGGCGGTGGACCGGGCGCTGGTGCTGCTGGTGGACCGGGAGACCGGGGCGCTGGTGCCGCGCGTGGCCCGGGGCGCGCAAGGTGGGGCGCTGCCGGAGCGCTTCTTCAGCCAGCACATCGTGGACTACGTGCACTCGCGCGGCGTGGCGGCCCTCTTCACCGACGCGAAGGACGACGCGCGGCTCCAGGGCGCGGACTCCGTCTTCCGCCAGTCCATCCGCGCGTCGCTCTGCGTGCCCCTGCGCACGCGCGACACGGTGCTGGGCGTGCTGTACCTGGACAGCCTCACGCAGGGCGGCCTCTTCACCGACGAGGACCTGGAGTTCCTCACCGCCTTCGCCAACCAGGCCGCCATCGCCCTGGACCACGCGCACCTGGCGCGGCGGCTGGAGGAGGAGGCGGTGCTCAGGAACGCCTACCAGCGCTTCTTCCCGCCGGACGTCGTGCGCCAGCTCAAGGCCCTGCGGGGCGTGCCGCTGGAGGTGCGCGAGGCCAACGTCACCATCCTCTTCTCCGACATCACCGGCTTCACCGCCATGTCCTCGCGCCTCAAGCCCCGGCAGGTGGTGGACATGCTCAACGCGTACTTCCCGGTGATGGCGGACATCGTCTTCCGCCACGAGGGCACGCTGGAGAAGTACATCGGCGACGCGCTGATGGCCGTGTGGGGCGCCCCCTTCGCGCGGCTGGACGACGCGGACCGGGCCGTGCGCGCGGCCGTGGAGATGCAGCACGCCCTGGCCGCCCTCAACGCCCGCTGGCGGCAGGAGGGCGCGCCGGAGATTCAGGTCCACATCGGGCTCAACTCCGGCCCGGTGGCCGCGGGCAACATCGGCTCGGAGCGCTACCTCCAGTACGCCACCGTGGGAGACGCCACCAACGTGGCGGCCCGCGTGTGCGGCGTCGCGCGGCCGGGCGAAGTGCTGGTCACGGACGCCACGCGCGCCCTGCTGGACGCGGACGCCTTCGCGCTGGAGCCCCTGGCCCCGGTGATTGTGAAGGGCCGAGAGGAGCCCCTGGCCCTCTTCCGCGTGCGCGGCTGA
- a CDS encoding type I polyketide synthase — translation MSDAVGGGEERIAIVGLAGRFPGAKTLEGFWEMLRRGGDARRVPTDAELDDAGVPQALRAHPQWVRSSYVLEGATEFDAGLFGYSPREAELMDPQQRIFMECAWESLDNAGYDPLRFKGAVAVYASVSLSSYLLRALMRQPDLMDAAGSFGVMLANDKDYVATRVSHRLGLRGPAATVQTACSSSLVALHLACQSLLSGESDMALAGGSSVSFPQTAGYLYQEGMIFSPDGYCRAFDAKANGTVRGAGAAVVVLKRLSDALKDGDTIHGVLLGTAVNNDGAGKVGFTAPSVEGQAAVIAEALAISGVTPDDIQYVEAHATGTPLGDPIEVAALNQAFGGKETGQKRVALGSLKAAIGHLDAAAGIAGVVKTVLAMEHGEIPASPHFQQPNPVIDFDAGPFFVPSQPRPWTSANGPRRAGVSAFGIGGTNTHVILEEAPKAAAPAPSRRAWHVLPLSARTPAALDAATEQLAAHLDAHPNVSLADVAYTLQVGRHIHEHRRAVVVKDVADAKAALRDARRLLGGSGLNTRRPVVFLFSGQGSQYVDMGRGLYEQEPTFRAEVDACSEKLKAHLGLDLRTVLYPPADGREKATEQLKQTSLTQPALFVIEYALAKLWASWGVTPQAMVGHSIGEYVAACLSGVFSVDDALALVATRGRLMQSLPAGAMLSVRLTPEALAPLMDARLSVAAVNAPGFTVVAGPTDAVDGLQAKLEAQKVEVSRLHTSHAFHSTMMDPIVEEFRQAVAKVARKEPKDLYLSNVTGAHVTPEDAVSPAYWARHLRDAVRFQDSATLLLNDPEHVFLEVGPGNALATLVRRNAKEGTFPAILTTLPAPRDAQQDALTHATDAFAKLWLAGAKTTAGRVYKGEARRRIPLPAYPFQRERYDLLKGPPPALPRAATAARTAPNQGVELTVPVWPRTRASPRVPSLSGQRWLVLEAETPVASRVAERLRQAGADVVSLVAGQGASDPVTKRFAVDVASPGAVSEHLERLRGEDWTPAHVAYLWPLVKEPRDLEAGLTTSFHGLLALAKAVGPGAAKTPVTLDVVTTGAQDVTGEEPLLPWQAAAVGTSRVLPQEYPGLTVRAVDVTWPAPDESASGPWLERLVTELATGKEAVVALRGPYRHVEAFESIDLPDAAPSTDASTAQAAGLKDGGVYVIVGGLGRVGLALAEQLTQAVKPKLVLLSRRTLPAPGEWDAWRAGHDAQDATSKAIERMRALEQAGAQVLALRADAGVPGQLDKALQVAEAKYGRVDGVFYAAGDGGMATRISVDESTPEATAPLLAGRFGGLTQLAEALASRRPDFVVVQSSLTVVLGGMAVSAVAAAHAGMDALAARQARLGGTRWYTVDWDVWGVGEGFRPDAVISPTEGFRLLRALLNQPAGGRFLASRGSLEARLQVARDGTSTARAGGSASGRHPRPPLANAFVAPRDETEEKVAALWQDLLGVESVGITDNFFELGGHSLLGVQLLSRIREAFQVELSMRALFESPTVEVMTVAIVEASASQLDPEALEAMLAELEQG, via the coding sequence ATGAGTGACGCAGTGGGTGGTGGCGAGGAGCGCATCGCGATCGTCGGCCTGGCGGGCCGCTTCCCGGGTGCGAAGACGCTGGAGGGCTTCTGGGAGATGCTCCGGCGCGGCGGCGACGCGCGCCGCGTGCCCACGGACGCGGAGCTGGACGACGCGGGCGTTCCGCAGGCCCTGCGCGCCCATCCGCAGTGGGTGCGCTCCAGCTACGTGCTGGAGGGCGCGACGGAGTTCGACGCGGGCCTCTTCGGCTACAGCCCGCGCGAGGCGGAGCTGATGGACCCCCAGCAGCGCATCTTCATGGAGTGCGCGTGGGAGTCGCTGGACAACGCCGGCTATGACCCGCTCCGCTTCAAGGGCGCGGTGGCCGTCTACGCGAGCGTGAGCTTGAGCTCGTACCTGCTGCGCGCGCTGATGCGGCAGCCGGACCTGATGGACGCGGCCGGTTCGTTCGGCGTGATGCTGGCCAACGACAAGGACTACGTGGCGACACGCGTGTCCCACCGGCTGGGCCTGCGCGGCCCCGCGGCGACGGTGCAGACGGCGTGCTCCAGCTCGCTGGTGGCGCTCCACCTGGCGTGCCAGAGCCTGCTGTCTGGCGAGAGCGACATGGCGCTCGCGGGCGGCTCCTCCGTGTCCTTCCCGCAGACGGCGGGCTACCTCTACCAGGAGGGGATGATCTTCTCGCCGGACGGCTACTGCCGCGCGTTCGACGCGAAGGCCAACGGCACCGTGCGCGGCGCGGGCGCGGCGGTGGTGGTGCTCAAGCGGCTGTCGGACGCGCTGAAGGACGGCGACACCATCCACGGCGTGCTCCTGGGCACGGCGGTGAACAACGACGGCGCGGGCAAGGTGGGCTTCACCGCGCCCAGCGTGGAGGGCCAGGCCGCGGTCATCGCGGAGGCGCTCGCCATCTCCGGCGTCACGCCGGACGACATCCAGTACGTGGAGGCCCACGCGACGGGCACCCCGCTGGGCGACCCGATAGAGGTGGCCGCGCTCAACCAGGCCTTCGGCGGCAAGGAGACGGGCCAGAAGCGCGTGGCGCTGGGCTCGCTCAAGGCGGCCATCGGCCACCTGGACGCGGCGGCCGGCATCGCGGGCGTGGTGAAGACGGTGCTCGCCATGGAGCACGGCGAGATTCCCGCGAGCCCCCACTTCCAGCAGCCCAACCCCGTCATCGACTTCGACGCGGGCCCCTTCTTCGTGCCCTCGCAGCCCCGGCCGTGGACCTCCGCGAACGGGCCGCGCCGCGCGGGCGTGAGCGCCTTCGGCATCGGCGGCACCAACACGCACGTCATCCTGGAGGAGGCGCCCAAGGCCGCCGCCCCCGCGCCGTCGCGCCGCGCGTGGCACGTGCTGCCCCTGTCCGCCCGCACGCCCGCGGCGCTGGACGCGGCGACGGAGCAACTGGCCGCGCACCTGGACGCGCACCCGAACGTGTCCCTGGCGGACGTGGCCTACACGCTCCAGGTGGGCCGCCACATCCACGAGCACCGCCGCGCGGTGGTGGTGAAGGACGTCGCGGACGCGAAGGCGGCGCTGCGGGACGCGCGTCGACTGCTGGGCGGCTCCGGCCTCAACACGCGCCGGCCGGTGGTGTTCCTCTTCTCCGGCCAGGGTTCGCAGTACGTGGACATGGGCCGGGGCCTCTACGAGCAGGAGCCCACCTTCCGCGCGGAGGTGGACGCGTGCTCGGAGAAGCTGAAGGCCCACCTGGGGCTGGACCTGCGCACGGTGCTCTATCCGCCCGCGGACGGGCGCGAGAAGGCCACCGAGCAGCTCAAGCAGACGTCCCTCACGCAGCCCGCGCTGTTCGTCATCGAGTACGCGCTGGCGAAGCTGTGGGCGTCGTGGGGCGTGACGCCGCAGGCGATGGTGGGCCACAGCATCGGTGAGTACGTGGCCGCGTGCCTGTCGGGCGTGTTCTCGGTGGACGACGCGCTGGCGCTGGTGGCCACGCGCGGCCGGTTGATGCAGTCCCTGCCCGCGGGCGCCATGCTGTCCGTGCGGCTGACGCCGGAGGCGCTGGCGCCGCTGATGGACGCGCGCCTCTCCGTGGCCGCCGTCAACGCGCCGGGCTTCACCGTCGTGGCGGGCCCCACCGACGCGGTGGACGGGCTCCAGGCGAAGCTGGAGGCCCAGAAGGTGGAGGTGTCGCGGCTGCACACGTCGCACGCGTTCCACTCCACGATGATGGACCCCATCGTCGAGGAGTTCCGCCAGGCGGTGGCGAAGGTCGCGCGCAAGGAGCCGAAGGACCTCTACCTGTCCAACGTCACCGGCGCCCACGTGACGCCCGAGGACGCGGTGAGCCCGGCGTACTGGGCCCGCCACCTGCGCGACGCCGTGCGCTTCCAGGACTCGGCGACGCTGCTGTTGAACGACCCCGAGCACGTCTTCCTGGAGGTCGGTCCCGGCAACGCGCTGGCCACGCTGGTGCGCCGCAACGCGAAGGAGGGCACGTTCCCGGCCATCCTCACGACGCTGCCCGCGCCGCGCGACGCCCAGCAGGACGCGCTCACGCACGCCACGGACGCGTTCGCGAAGCTGTGGCTCGCGGGCGCGAAGACGACCGCCGGCCGCGTCTACAAGGGTGAGGCGCGCCGCCGCATCCCCCTGCCCGCCTACCCCTTCCAGCGCGAGCGCTACGACCTGCTCAAGGGCCCGCCGCCCGCGCTGCCTCGCGCCGCCACCGCCGCACGGACTGCTCCGAATCAGGGCGTGGAGCTGACCGTCCCGGTGTGGCCGCGCACGCGCGCCTCGCCACGGGTCCCGTCGCTTTCCGGGCAGCGCTGGCTGGTGCTGGAGGCGGAGACGCCGGTGGCCTCGCGCGTGGCGGAGCGGCTGCGGCAGGCGGGCGCGGACGTGGTGTCGCTCGTCGCGGGCCAGGGCGCGTCGGATCCGGTGACGAAGCGCTTCGCCGTGGACGTGGCCTCGCCCGGCGCGGTGAGCGAGCACCTGGAGCGGCTGCGCGGGGAGGACTGGACGCCCGCGCACGTCGCGTACCTGTGGCCGCTGGTGAAGGAGCCGCGCGACCTGGAGGCGGGGCTCACGACGTCGTTCCACGGGCTGCTCGCGCTGGCGAAGGCGGTGGGCCCGGGCGCGGCGAAGACGCCCGTGACGCTGGACGTGGTGACCACCGGCGCCCAGGACGTCACGGGCGAGGAGCCGCTGCTGCCCTGGCAGGCGGCCGCCGTGGGCACAAGCCGCGTGCTGCCCCAGGAGTACCCCGGCCTCACCGTGCGCGCCGTCGACGTCACCTGGCCCGCGCCGGACGAGTCCGCGTCCGGCCCGTGGCTGGAGCGGCTGGTGACGGAGCTGGCCACCGGCAAGGAAGCGGTGGTCGCGCTGCGCGGCCCGTACCGCCACGTGGAGGCGTTCGAGTCCATCGACCTTCCCGACGCGGCACCCTCGACGGACGCCAGCACCGCGCAGGCGGCGGGGCTCAAGGACGGCGGGGTCTACGTCATCGTCGGCGGCCTGGGCCGCGTGGGGCTCGCGCTCGCGGAGCAGCTCACGCAGGCGGTGAAGCCGAAGCTCGTGCTGCTGTCGCGCCGCACGCTCCCCGCCCCCGGCGAGTGGGACGCGTGGCGCGCGGGCCACGACGCCCAGGACGCGACGTCCAAGGCCATCGAGCGCATGCGCGCGCTGGAGCAGGCGGGCGCGCAGGTGCTGGCGCTGCGCGCGGACGCGGGCGTGCCCGGTCAGCTCGACAAGGCGCTCCAGGTGGCGGAGGCGAAGTACGGCCGCGTCGACGGCGTCTTCTACGCGGCGGGCGACGGCGGCATGGCCACCCGCATCTCCGTGGACGAGTCCACGCCGGAGGCCACGGCCCCGCTGCTGGCCGGCCGCTTCGGAGGCCTCACGCAGCTGGCGGAGGCCCTGGCGTCACGGCGTCCGGACTTCGTCGTGGTGCAGTCCTCCCTCACCGTGGTGCTGGGCGGCATGGCGGTCAGCGCGGTGGCGGCGGCGCACGCCGGCATGGACGCGCTCGCGGCCCGGCAGGCCCGGCTGGGGGGCACCCGCTGGTACACCGTGGACTGGGACGTGTGGGGCGTGGGCGAGGGCTTCCGCCCCGACGCCGTCATCTCCCCCACCGAGGGCTTCCGCCTCCTGCGCGCGCTGCTCAATCAGCCCGCCGGCGGACGGTTCCTCGCGTCCCGAGGCTCGCTGGAGGCGCGGCTCCAGGTGGCGCGTGACGGCACCTCCACCGCGCGCGCGGGAGGAAGCGCCAGCGGCAGGCACCCGCGTCCCCCGCTCGCCAACGCCTTCGTCGCCCCGCGCGACGAGACCGAGGAGAAGGTCGCCGCGCTCTGGCAGGACCTGCTGGGCGTGGAGTCGGTGGGCATCACCGACAACTTCTTCGAACTGGGCGGCCACTCGCTGCTGGGCGTGCAGCTCCTGTCGCGAATCCGCGAGGCCTTCCAGGTCGAGCTGTCCATGCGCGCCCTCTTCGAGTCCCCCACCGTGGAGGTGATGACGGTGGCCATCGTGGAGGCGAGCGCCAGCCAGCTCGACCCGGAAGCCCTGGAAGCCATGCTCGCGGAGCTGGAGCAGGGCTGA
- a CDS encoding penicillin acylase family protein, translating to MSAFSQVLRMLRMLPSAMAVAAPGVGPWIARRRWPRAEGVLTLPGLHGKVEVLRDTWGVPHIFASDEHDLFFAQGYVHGQDRMWQMEMGRRLVDGRLASLLGPMLVSADEFLRTMGLRHLAEHAWEQVDPEARAILEAYSAGINARIAAEPLPYEFTVMGAEPAPWTPVDSLARGNLLAMMLGGNHRIELFRARLVAAVGEEVANTLLPQNAPETPLIVPKEARLPGLKSVKTMSGLDSVDAVMGDPNIVSGSNNWVVHGQRTKSGQPLLANDVHIPLGMPSTWYENGLHGGRFQHVGFSLPGVPMLIVGHNGKVAWGMSNLGPDTQDFYIEKLDDPKAPKQYLYQGTWHDLHVRREEIEVKGGAPVVMEVKSTRHGPLMNKVMADEMKDGEPMSLKWAHRECQPLINAVLKLNLARDWESFRGAMKAWEGPGQNFVYADTAGNIGYQATGKIPIRQGHQGLLPMPGWTGESEWTGFIPFEELPASFNPPAGYAATANNKITSDDYPHLIAHNWFPGYRAKRITDLLEAGTQHSVQTMRDIQAETYSLPAEALRPYFLAAALPADDTQRQAVDALKAWDLRFEPEAVGATVFQAWYIEVLRKLLQHKLEPALVSEYLMGQYERHGSLHMPFVIGQMSQPDSDWWDDPKTPEKETRDDILRAALATATAWLVKTYGPKPEAWAWGQVHQLTYAHQPLGGPAIPGPIRRVFNSRTVPARGDNYSVDGASFLWARPFKVVHGTALRMIVDLADLSRSVSIHAPGQTEHLFHKHRDDLMELNRKVEFHPMLHTRQAVEQHREATLTLTPAVALAK from the coding sequence ATGAGTGCCTTCTCCCAGGTCCTGCGCATGCTGCGCATGTTGCCGTCCGCCATGGCCGTGGCCGCCCCGGGCGTGGGGCCGTGGATTGCCCGCCGCCGCTGGCCGCGCGCGGAAGGGGTCCTCACGCTGCCCGGCCTGCACGGCAAGGTGGAGGTGCTGCGCGACACGTGGGGCGTGCCGCACATCTTCGCCAGCGACGAGCACGACCTGTTCTTCGCCCAGGGCTACGTGCACGGGCAGGACCGGATGTGGCAGATGGAGATGGGCCGCCGGCTGGTGGACGGCCGGCTGGCGAGCCTGCTGGGCCCCATGCTGGTGTCCGCGGACGAGTTCCTGCGCACCATGGGCCTGCGCCACCTGGCCGAGCACGCCTGGGAGCAGGTGGACCCGGAGGCGCGCGCCATCCTGGAGGCCTACAGCGCGGGCATCAACGCGCGCATCGCCGCGGAACCGCTGCCCTACGAGTTCACCGTCATGGGCGCGGAGCCCGCGCCGTGGACGCCCGTGGACTCGCTCGCGCGCGGCAACCTGCTGGCGATGATGCTGGGCGGCAACCACCGCATCGAGCTGTTCCGCGCCCGGCTGGTGGCCGCCGTGGGCGAGGAGGTGGCCAACACGCTCCTGCCGCAGAACGCGCCGGAGACGCCGCTCATCGTCCCGAAGGAGGCGCGCCTGCCGGGCCTGAAGTCCGTGAAGACGATGTCCGGCCTGGACAGCGTGGACGCGGTGATGGGCGACCCGAACATCGTCTCCGGCAGCAACAACTGGGTGGTGCACGGCCAGCGCACGAAGAGCGGCCAGCCGCTGCTCGCCAACGACGTGCACATCCCGCTGGGCATGCCGTCCACCTGGTACGAGAACGGCCTGCACGGCGGCCGCTTCCAGCACGTGGGCTTCTCCCTGCCCGGCGTGCCCATGCTCATCGTGGGCCACAACGGGAAGGTGGCCTGGGGCATGTCCAACCTGGGGCCGGACACCCAGGACTTCTACATCGAGAAGCTGGACGACCCGAAGGCGCCCAAGCAGTACCTCTACCAGGGCACCTGGCACGACCTGCACGTGCGCCGCGAGGAGATCGAGGTCAAGGGCGGCGCCCCCGTGGTCATGGAGGTGAAGAGCACCCGGCACGGCCCGCTGATGAACAAGGTGATGGCGGACGAGATGAAGGACGGCGAGCCGATGTCCCTCAAGTGGGCGCACCGGGAATGCCAGCCGCTCATCAACGCCGTGCTGAAGCTCAACCTGGCGCGGGACTGGGAGTCCTTCCGCGGCGCGATGAAGGCATGGGAGGGACCGGGCCAGAACTTCGTGTACGCGGACACGGCGGGCAACATCGGCTACCAGGCCACGGGGAAGATTCCCATCCGCCAGGGGCACCAGGGCCTCCTCCCCATGCCGGGCTGGACGGGCGAATCCGAGTGGACGGGCTTCATCCCCTTCGAGGAGCTGCCCGCGTCCTTCAACCCGCCCGCGGGCTACGCGGCCACGGCGAACAACAAGATCACCTCCGACGACTACCCGCACCTCATCGCGCACAACTGGTTCCCCGGCTACCGCGCCAAGCGCATCACCGACCTGCTGGAGGCGGGCACGCAGCACAGCGTGCAGACGATGCGGGACATCCAGGCGGAGACGTACTCGCTGCCCGCGGAGGCGCTGCGCCCCTACTTCCTGGCGGCGGCGCTCCCCGCCGACGACACCCAGCGCCAGGCGGTGGACGCGCTGAAGGCGTGGGACCTGCGCTTCGAGCCGGAGGCCGTGGGCGCCACCGTGTTCCAGGCCTGGTACATCGAGGTGCTGCGCAAGCTGCTCCAGCACAAGCTGGAGCCCGCGCTGGTGTCCGAGTACCTGATGGGCCAGTACGAGCGGCACGGCAGCCTGCACATGCCCTTCGTCATCGGCCAGATGTCCCAGCCGGACAGCGACTGGTGGGACGACCCGAAGACGCCGGAGAAGGAGACGCGCGACGACATCCTCCGCGCGGCGCTGGCGACGGCCACCGCGTGGCTGGTGAAGACGTACGGCCCGAAGCCGGAGGCGTGGGCCTGGGGCCAGGTGCACCAGCTCACCTACGCGCACCAGCCGCTGGGCGGGCCCGCCATCCCCGGCCCCATCCGGCGCGTCTTCAACAGCCGCACGGTGCCGGCCCGCGGGGACAACTACTCCGTGGACGGGGCGTCGTTCCTCTGGGCCCGGCCCTTCAAGGTCGTCCACGGCACCGCGCTGCGGATGATTGTCGACCTGGCGGACCTGTCCCGCTCCGTGTCCATCCACGCGCCGGGGCAGACGGAGCACCTGTTCCACAAGCACCGCGATGACCTGATGGAGCTCAACCGCAAGGTGGAGTTCCACCCCATGCTCCACACGCGCCAGGCCGTGGAGCAGCACCGCGAGGCCACGCTGACGCTCACGCCCGCGGTGGCCCTGGCCAAATAA